The following coding sequences lie in one Sorghum bicolor cultivar BTx623 chromosome 6, Sorghum_bicolor_NCBIv3, whole genome shotgun sequence genomic window:
- the LOC8082570 gene encoding ubiquitin carboxyl-terminal hydrolase 3 isoform X9 yields the protein MELPSSPSASVPASAGERWPPLESTPEVFNQFMWSLGVPEDDMEFHDVYGLDDDALDMVPQPVLAVVLCFPDPPQDASYPSEQLLFSGEKETQDQVYFIKQIKSLGNACGTIALLHAVGNASSEVNLVENSCLDLFFKSTASMDPNERAVFLEKDDAMARAHSLAANAGVTEVIHMKFISGFQLELSQTENKEKYIANFFSCDLFSHHFVNYI from the exons ATGGAGCTGCCGTCGTCCCCCTCCGCTTCGGTTCCGGCCTCCGCCGGCGAGCGATGGCCGCCACTGGAGTCTACCCCCGAAGTTTTCAATCAG TTCATGTGGTCGCTAGGCGTCCCCGAGGACGACATGGAGTTCCATGATGTGTACGGACTCGACGACGACGCGTTGGATATGGTTCCCCAGCCTGTGCTCGCCGTTGTTCTCTGCTTCCCCGATCCACCACAG GATGCAAGTTACCCTTCAGAACAACTCTTATTTTCTGGAGAAAAG GAAACACAGGACCAGGTTTACTTTATAAAACAGATCAAATCATTGGGAAATGCTTGTGGAACTATTGCTCTACTCCATGCTGTTGGAAATGCATCTTCAGAAGTCAATTTAG TGGAGAATTCATGCTTGGACTTGTTCTTCAAATCAACTGCTAGCATGGACCCAAATGAG CGTGCTGTGTTTCTGGAGAAGGATGATGCCATGGCAAGGGCTCACTCACTGGCTGCCAATGCTGGTGTCACAGAG GTCATACACATGAAATTCATCAGTGGGTTTCAACTTGAGTTGTCCCAAActgaaaataaagaaaaatataTAGCCAATTTTTTTTCCTGTGATTTATTTTCTCATCATTTTGTCAATTATATCTAA
- the LOC8082570 gene encoding ubiquitin carboxyl-terminal hydrolase 3 isoform X4, protein MELPSSPSASVPASAGERWPPLESTPEVFNQFMWSLGVPEDDMEFHDVYGLDDDALDMVPQPVLAVVLCFPDPPQDASYPSEQLLFSGEKETQDQVYFIKQIKSLGNACGTIALLHAVGNASSEVNLVENSCLDLFFKSTASMDPNEVLGCFLKMHAHYQDTLFSLAFSPLCGYASCHVFQRAVFLEKDDAMARAHSLAANAGVTEELNRVVGTLYELDGMKDGPIKHRSCSSISLLQDVVPVIKAIMCNIPNSINFNLMVLSRKEK, encoded by the exons ATGGAGCTGCCGTCGTCCCCCTCCGCTTCGGTTCCGGCCTCCGCCGGCGAGCGATGGCCGCCACTGGAGTCTACCCCCGAAGTTTTCAATCAG TTCATGTGGTCGCTAGGCGTCCCCGAGGACGACATGGAGTTCCATGATGTGTACGGACTCGACGACGACGCGTTGGATATGGTTCCCCAGCCTGTGCTCGCCGTTGTTCTCTGCTTCCCCGATCCACCACAG GATGCAAGTTACCCTTCAGAACAACTCTTATTTTCTGGAGAAAAG GAAACACAGGACCAGGTTTACTTTATAAAACAGATCAAATCATTGGGAAATGCTTGTGGAACTATTGCTCTACTCCATGCTGTTGGAAATGCATCTTCAGAAGTCAATTTAG TGGAGAATTCATGCTTGGACTTGTTCTTCAAATCAACTGCTAGCATGGACCCAAATGAGGTTCTTGGTTGTTTTCTCAAAATGCATGCTCATTACCAGGATACCTTATTCAGTCTTGCATTTTCCCCCTTATGTGGTTACGCCTCATGCCATGTTTTCCAGCGTGCTGTGTTTCTGGAGAAGGATGATGCCATGGCAAGGGCTCACTCACTGGCTGCCAATGCTGGTGTCACAGAG GAGCTAAATCGGGTTGTAGGAACACTTTATGAGCTTGATGGGATGAAGGATGGACCTATAAAGCACAGATCCTGTTCTTCTATAAGTTTGCTGCAG GATGTTGTTCCTGTCATTAAGGCCATCATGTGCAATATCCCCAACTCAATCAACTTCAATCTTATGGTGCTGTCAAGGAAAGAAAAGTAA
- the LOC8082570 gene encoding ubiquitin carboxyl-terminal hydrolase 3 isoform X8 — MELPSSPSASVPASAGERWPPLESTPEVFNQFMWSLGVPEDDMEFHDVYGLDDDALDMVPQPVLAVVLCFPDPPQDASYPSEQLLFSGEKETQDQVYFIKQIKSLGNACGTIALLHAVGNASSEVNLVENSCLDLFFKSTASMDPNERAVFLEKDDAMARAHSLAANAGVTEELNRVVGTLYELDGMKDGPIKHRSCSSISLLQVLQVYEMVPFFPLFCTSFSISLNWLLKLLTVKFKGNG, encoded by the exons ATGGAGCTGCCGTCGTCCCCCTCCGCTTCGGTTCCGGCCTCCGCCGGCGAGCGATGGCCGCCACTGGAGTCTACCCCCGAAGTTTTCAATCAG TTCATGTGGTCGCTAGGCGTCCCCGAGGACGACATGGAGTTCCATGATGTGTACGGACTCGACGACGACGCGTTGGATATGGTTCCCCAGCCTGTGCTCGCCGTTGTTCTCTGCTTCCCCGATCCACCACAG GATGCAAGTTACCCTTCAGAACAACTCTTATTTTCTGGAGAAAAG GAAACACAGGACCAGGTTTACTTTATAAAACAGATCAAATCATTGGGAAATGCTTGTGGAACTATTGCTCTACTCCATGCTGTTGGAAATGCATCTTCAGAAGTCAATTTAG TGGAGAATTCATGCTTGGACTTGTTCTTCAAATCAACTGCTAGCATGGACCCAAATGAG CGTGCTGTGTTTCTGGAGAAGGATGATGCCATGGCAAGGGCTCACTCACTGGCTGCCAATGCTGGTGTCACAGAG GAGCTAAATCGGGTTGTAGGAACACTTTATGAGCTTGATGGGATGAAGGATGGACCTATAAAGCACAGATCCTGTTCTTCTATAAGTTTGCTGCAGGTGCTGCAAGTTTATGAAATGGTCCCTTTTTTCCCCTTGTTTTGCACATCCTTTTCCATTTCCTTAAACTGGTTGCTGAAACTTCTGACAGTAAAGTTCAAAGGAAATGGCTGA
- the LOC8082570 gene encoding ubiquitin carboxyl-terminal hydrolase 3 isoform X5: protein MELPSSPSASVPASAGERWPPLESTPEVFNQFMWSLGVPEDDMEFHDVYGLDDDALDMVPQPVLAVVLCFPDPPQDASYPSEQLLFSGEKETQDQVYFIKQIKSLGNACGTIALLHAVGNASSEVNLVENSCLDLFFKSTASMDPNERAVFLEKDDAMARAHSLAANAGVTELSDIVEEHYICFVSVNGTLYELDGMKDGPIKHRSCSSISLLQVLQVYEMVPFFPLFCTSFSISLNWLLKLLTVKFKGNG, encoded by the exons ATGGAGCTGCCGTCGTCCCCCTCCGCTTCGGTTCCGGCCTCCGCCGGCGAGCGATGGCCGCCACTGGAGTCTACCCCCGAAGTTTTCAATCAG TTCATGTGGTCGCTAGGCGTCCCCGAGGACGACATGGAGTTCCATGATGTGTACGGACTCGACGACGACGCGTTGGATATGGTTCCCCAGCCTGTGCTCGCCGTTGTTCTCTGCTTCCCCGATCCACCACAG GATGCAAGTTACCCTTCAGAACAACTCTTATTTTCTGGAGAAAAG GAAACACAGGACCAGGTTTACTTTATAAAACAGATCAAATCATTGGGAAATGCTTGTGGAACTATTGCTCTACTCCATGCTGTTGGAAATGCATCTTCAGAAGTCAATTTAG TGGAGAATTCATGCTTGGACTTGTTCTTCAAATCAACTGCTAGCATGGACCCAAATGAG CGTGCTGTGTTTCTGGAGAAGGATGATGCCATGGCAAGGGCTCACTCACTGGCTGCCAATGCTGGTGTCACAGAG CTTAGTGATATTGTAGAAGAGCACTATATTTGTTTTGTGTCTGTCAATG GAACACTTTATGAGCTTGATGGGATGAAGGATGGACCTATAAAGCACAGATCCTGTTCTTCTATAAGTTTGCTGCAGGTGCTGCAAGTTTATGAAATGGTCCCTTTTTTCCCCTTGTTTTGCACATCCTTTTCCATTTCCTTAAACTGGTTGCTGAAACTTCTGACAGTAAAGTTCAAAGGAAATGGCTGA
- the LOC8082570 gene encoding ubiquitin carboxyl-terminal hydrolase 3 isoform X7 has translation MELPSSPSASVPASAGERWPPLESTPEVFNQFMWSLGVPEDDMEFHDVYGLDDDALDMVPQPVLAVVLCFPDPPQDASYPSEQLLFSGEKETQDQVYFIKQIKSLGNACGTIALLHAVGNASSEVNLVENSCLDLFFKSTASMDPNERAVFLEKDDAMARAHSLAANAGVTELSDIVEEHYICFVSVNGTLYELDGMKDGPIKHRSCSSISLLQDVVPVIKAIMCNIPNSINFNLMVLSRKEK, from the exons ATGGAGCTGCCGTCGTCCCCCTCCGCTTCGGTTCCGGCCTCCGCCGGCGAGCGATGGCCGCCACTGGAGTCTACCCCCGAAGTTTTCAATCAG TTCATGTGGTCGCTAGGCGTCCCCGAGGACGACATGGAGTTCCATGATGTGTACGGACTCGACGACGACGCGTTGGATATGGTTCCCCAGCCTGTGCTCGCCGTTGTTCTCTGCTTCCCCGATCCACCACAG GATGCAAGTTACCCTTCAGAACAACTCTTATTTTCTGGAGAAAAG GAAACACAGGACCAGGTTTACTTTATAAAACAGATCAAATCATTGGGAAATGCTTGTGGAACTATTGCTCTACTCCATGCTGTTGGAAATGCATCTTCAGAAGTCAATTTAG TGGAGAATTCATGCTTGGACTTGTTCTTCAAATCAACTGCTAGCATGGACCCAAATGAG CGTGCTGTGTTTCTGGAGAAGGATGATGCCATGGCAAGGGCTCACTCACTGGCTGCCAATGCTGGTGTCACAGAG CTTAGTGATATTGTAGAAGAGCACTATATTTGTTTTGTGTCTGTCAATG GAACACTTTATGAGCTTGATGGGATGAAGGATGGACCTATAAAGCACAGATCCTGTTCTTCTATAAGTTTGCTGCAG GATGTTGTTCCTGTCATTAAGGCCATCATGTGCAATATCCCCAACTCAATCAACTTCAATCTTATGGTGCTGTCAAGGAAAGAAAAGTAA
- the LOC8082570 gene encoding ubiquitin carboxyl-terminal hydrolase 3 isoform X1, which yields MELPSSPSASVPASAGERWPPLESTPEVFNQFMWSLGVPEDDMEFHDVYGLDDDALDMVPQPVLAVVLCFPDPPQDASYPSEQLLFSGEKETQDQVYFIKQIKSLGNACGTIALLHAVGNASSEVNLVENSCLDLFFKSTASMDPNEVLGCFLKMHAHYQDTLFSLAFSPLCGYASCHVFQRAVFLEKDDAMARAHSLAANAGVTELSDIVEEHYICFVSVNGTLYELDGMKDGPIKHRSCSSISLLQVLQVYEMVPFFPLFCTSFSISLNWLLKLLTVKFKGNG from the exons ATGGAGCTGCCGTCGTCCCCCTCCGCTTCGGTTCCGGCCTCCGCCGGCGAGCGATGGCCGCCACTGGAGTCTACCCCCGAAGTTTTCAATCAG TTCATGTGGTCGCTAGGCGTCCCCGAGGACGACATGGAGTTCCATGATGTGTACGGACTCGACGACGACGCGTTGGATATGGTTCCCCAGCCTGTGCTCGCCGTTGTTCTCTGCTTCCCCGATCCACCACAG GATGCAAGTTACCCTTCAGAACAACTCTTATTTTCTGGAGAAAAG GAAACACAGGACCAGGTTTACTTTATAAAACAGATCAAATCATTGGGAAATGCTTGTGGAACTATTGCTCTACTCCATGCTGTTGGAAATGCATCTTCAGAAGTCAATTTAG TGGAGAATTCATGCTTGGACTTGTTCTTCAAATCAACTGCTAGCATGGACCCAAATGAGGTTCTTGGTTGTTTTCTCAAAATGCATGCTCATTACCAGGATACCTTATTCAGTCTTGCATTTTCCCCCTTATGTGGTTACGCCTCATGCCATGTTTTCCAGCGTGCTGTGTTTCTGGAGAAGGATGATGCCATGGCAAGGGCTCACTCACTGGCTGCCAATGCTGGTGTCACAGAG CTTAGTGATATTGTAGAAGAGCACTATATTTGTTTTGTGTCTGTCAATG GAACACTTTATGAGCTTGATGGGATGAAGGATGGACCTATAAAGCACAGATCCTGTTCTTCTATAAGTTTGCTGCAGGTGCTGCAAGTTTATGAAATGGTCCCTTTTTTCCCCTTGTTTTGCACATCCTTTTCCATTTCCTTAAACTGGTTGCTGAAACTTCTGACAGTAAAGTTCAAAGGAAATGGCTGA
- the LOC8082570 gene encoding ubiquitin carboxyl-terminal hydrolase 3 isoform X6: MELPSSPSASVPASAGERWPPLESTPEVFNQFMWSLGVPEDDMEFHDVYGLDDDALDMVPQPVLAVVLCFPDPPQDASYPSEQLLFSGEKETQDQVYFIKQIKSLGNACGTIALLHAVGNASSEVNLVENSCLDLFFKSTASMDPNEVLGCFLKMHAHYQDTLFSLAFSPLCGYASCHVFQRAVFLEKDDAMARAHSLAANAGVTEVIHMKFISGFQLELSQTENKEKYIANFFSCDLFSHHFVNYI, translated from the exons ATGGAGCTGCCGTCGTCCCCCTCCGCTTCGGTTCCGGCCTCCGCCGGCGAGCGATGGCCGCCACTGGAGTCTACCCCCGAAGTTTTCAATCAG TTCATGTGGTCGCTAGGCGTCCCCGAGGACGACATGGAGTTCCATGATGTGTACGGACTCGACGACGACGCGTTGGATATGGTTCCCCAGCCTGTGCTCGCCGTTGTTCTCTGCTTCCCCGATCCACCACAG GATGCAAGTTACCCTTCAGAACAACTCTTATTTTCTGGAGAAAAG GAAACACAGGACCAGGTTTACTTTATAAAACAGATCAAATCATTGGGAAATGCTTGTGGAACTATTGCTCTACTCCATGCTGTTGGAAATGCATCTTCAGAAGTCAATTTAG TGGAGAATTCATGCTTGGACTTGTTCTTCAAATCAACTGCTAGCATGGACCCAAATGAGGTTCTTGGTTGTTTTCTCAAAATGCATGCTCATTACCAGGATACCTTATTCAGTCTTGCATTTTCCCCCTTATGTGGTTACGCCTCATGCCATGTTTTCCAGCGTGCTGTGTTTCTGGAGAAGGATGATGCCATGGCAAGGGCTCACTCACTGGCTGCCAATGCTGGTGTCACAGAG GTCATACACATGAAATTCATCAGTGGGTTTCAACTTGAGTTGTCCCAAActgaaaataaagaaaaatataTAGCCAATTTTTTTTCCTGTGATTTATTTTCTCATCATTTTGTCAATTATATCTAA
- the LOC8082570 gene encoding ubiquitin carboxyl-terminal hydrolase 3 isoform X3: protein MELPSSPSASVPASAGERWPPLESTPEVFNQFMWSLGVPEDDMEFHDVYGLDDDALDMVPQPVLAVVLCFPDPPQDASYPSEQLLFSGEKETQDQVYFIKQIKSLGNACGTIALLHAVGNASSEVNLVENSCLDLFFKSTASMDPNEVLGCFLKMHAHYQDTLFSLAFSPLCGYASCHVFQRAVFLEKDDAMARAHSLAANAGVTEELNRVVGTLYELDGMKDGPIKHRSCSSISLLQVLQVYEMVPFFPLFCTSFSISLNWLLKLLTVKFKGNG, encoded by the exons ATGGAGCTGCCGTCGTCCCCCTCCGCTTCGGTTCCGGCCTCCGCCGGCGAGCGATGGCCGCCACTGGAGTCTACCCCCGAAGTTTTCAATCAG TTCATGTGGTCGCTAGGCGTCCCCGAGGACGACATGGAGTTCCATGATGTGTACGGACTCGACGACGACGCGTTGGATATGGTTCCCCAGCCTGTGCTCGCCGTTGTTCTCTGCTTCCCCGATCCACCACAG GATGCAAGTTACCCTTCAGAACAACTCTTATTTTCTGGAGAAAAG GAAACACAGGACCAGGTTTACTTTATAAAACAGATCAAATCATTGGGAAATGCTTGTGGAACTATTGCTCTACTCCATGCTGTTGGAAATGCATCTTCAGAAGTCAATTTAG TGGAGAATTCATGCTTGGACTTGTTCTTCAAATCAACTGCTAGCATGGACCCAAATGAGGTTCTTGGTTGTTTTCTCAAAATGCATGCTCATTACCAGGATACCTTATTCAGTCTTGCATTTTCCCCCTTATGTGGTTACGCCTCATGCCATGTTTTCCAGCGTGCTGTGTTTCTGGAGAAGGATGATGCCATGGCAAGGGCTCACTCACTGGCTGCCAATGCTGGTGTCACAGAG GAGCTAAATCGGGTTGTAGGAACACTTTATGAGCTTGATGGGATGAAGGATGGACCTATAAAGCACAGATCCTGTTCTTCTATAAGTTTGCTGCAGGTGCTGCAAGTTTATGAAATGGTCCCTTTTTTCCCCTTGTTTTGCACATCCTTTTCCATTTCCTTAAACTGGTTGCTGAAACTTCTGACAGTAAAGTTCAAAGGAAATGGCTGA
- the LOC8082570 gene encoding ubiquitin carboxyl-terminal hydrolase 3 isoform X2, producing MELPSSPSASVPASAGERWPPLESTPEVFNQFMWSLGVPEDDMEFHDVYGLDDDALDMVPQPVLAVVLCFPDPPQDASYPSEQLLFSGEKETQDQVYFIKQIKSLGNACGTIALLHAVGNASSEVNLVENSCLDLFFKSTASMDPNEVLGCFLKMHAHYQDTLFSLAFSPLCGYASCHVFQRAVFLEKDDAMARAHSLAANAGVTELSDIVEEHYICFVSVNGTLYELDGMKDGPIKHRSCSSISLLQDVVPVIKAIMCNIPNSINFNLMVLSRKEK from the exons ATGGAGCTGCCGTCGTCCCCCTCCGCTTCGGTTCCGGCCTCCGCCGGCGAGCGATGGCCGCCACTGGAGTCTACCCCCGAAGTTTTCAATCAG TTCATGTGGTCGCTAGGCGTCCCCGAGGACGACATGGAGTTCCATGATGTGTACGGACTCGACGACGACGCGTTGGATATGGTTCCCCAGCCTGTGCTCGCCGTTGTTCTCTGCTTCCCCGATCCACCACAG GATGCAAGTTACCCTTCAGAACAACTCTTATTTTCTGGAGAAAAG GAAACACAGGACCAGGTTTACTTTATAAAACAGATCAAATCATTGGGAAATGCTTGTGGAACTATTGCTCTACTCCATGCTGTTGGAAATGCATCTTCAGAAGTCAATTTAG TGGAGAATTCATGCTTGGACTTGTTCTTCAAATCAACTGCTAGCATGGACCCAAATGAGGTTCTTGGTTGTTTTCTCAAAATGCATGCTCATTACCAGGATACCTTATTCAGTCTTGCATTTTCCCCCTTATGTGGTTACGCCTCATGCCATGTTTTCCAGCGTGCTGTGTTTCTGGAGAAGGATGATGCCATGGCAAGGGCTCACTCACTGGCTGCCAATGCTGGTGTCACAGAG CTTAGTGATATTGTAGAAGAGCACTATATTTGTTTTGTGTCTGTCAATG GAACACTTTATGAGCTTGATGGGATGAAGGATGGACCTATAAAGCACAGATCCTGTTCTTCTATAAGTTTGCTGCAG GATGTTGTTCCTGTCATTAAGGCCATCATGTGCAATATCCCCAACTCAATCAACTTCAATCTTATGGTGCTGTCAAGGAAAGAAAAGTAA